A window of Mercenaria mercenaria strain notata chromosome 16, MADL_Memer_1, whole genome shotgun sequence contains these coding sequences:
- the LOC123540580 gene encoding uncharacterized protein LOC123540580 isoform X2 — MEFSDINKKHSGDIETNSYENTKTTNATLESAESSKPQQTGQGEGLYEQLRLEGKVNDRKSLRCEEIPKRIKYIIYITFALLIVLYMIVIALIVFVAVPKEKEQDVGWSLWENWGSCTNSCGSGVRTRSRSCTNPSPSLTGRSCTGDYTDVSTCNRKACPEHNVAFTAYNILQNSSGLSTLLFQNTYINNGNAYNTATGNFTCNVPGVYHFVVTLTKRYRDTEEINAYLRINGSSMLPLVFKPKADDSNEVGVYMLTGAGTFHLDRNDVVYVDSYPEYFYESNWSYFTGFLITPDQY; from the exons ATGGAATTCAGTGATATTAATAAGAAACATAGTGGTGATATTGAGACGAACAGCTATGAGAATACAAAAACAACCAATGCAACTTTGGAAAGTGCTGAGAGTTCAAAACCTCAACAAACTGGGCAAGGAGAAGGACTGTATGAGCAATTAAGATTAGAAGGAAAAGTAAACGACAGAAAGTCTTTGAGATGCGAAGAAATACCAAAAAGGATCAAGTATATCATCTATATCACTTTTGCGTTGCTTATTGTGTTATATATGATCGTCATTGCCTTGATTGTCTTCGTTGCTGTtccaaaagaaaaagaacaag ATGTCGGTTGGTCACTGTGGGAAAACTGGGGATCATGCACTAATAGCTGTGGTAGCGGAGTACGTACACGGTCAAGATCATGTACAAATCCCAGTCCTTCTTTGACTGGTCGATCATGTACAGGGGATTATACTGATGTTAGCACATGTAACAGAAAAGCATGTCCTG AACACAATGTGGCATTCACAGCGTACAATATTCTCCAGAATTCGTCAGGCTTGTCAACCCTTTTGTTCCAGAACACCTACATCAACAATGGAAATGCATATAACACCGCCACAGGAAACTTTACATGTAATGTTCCTGGTGTGTACCATTTTGTTGTGACGTTAACAAAGCGCTATCGAGATACGGAAGAAATAAATGCATATTTAAGAATCAATGGTAGCAGTATGCTTCCCCTGGTCTTTAAACCTAAAGCCGATGACAGCAACGAAGTTGGAGTATACATGTTGACTGGTGCTGGTACCTTCCATCTAGATCGGAATGATGTTGTATATGTTGATAGCTATCCTGAATATTTTTATGAGAGTAATTGGTCTTACTTTACTGGGTTCTTGATAACCCCTGATCAATATTAA